From Streptomyces sp. HUAS MG91, the proteins below share one genomic window:
- a CDS encoding PQQ-binding-like beta-propeller repeat protein, with product MTQPPDPRPSGSTPTPQGDLFQKQPPPVGGFGPPPPPRTPPHPYAYGYPQPPSTPPSTPAGRPGAPVVRIIAAAVAAIALIIGVGVLYATSDDGGGDSPAGTAADGKRGGSDASGSVSGSGFGAPGEEKVPADPAARLAFALPAPKVAPGHVDSVVGSWLTDRTYARAGVGEIVGHDPATGRRTWTLRLPGQTCGATKDVTKDALAAVVSENGARAADGRHRACSQITLFDVNTGKKVWTKSIGTGTAVVPFEEPVLSGDTLALGGGLHGGAALDIKTGRILWQPQSGTCEDVGYAGGAQLATVRKCGGRGQEQYEVQLLDPRTGRPQWTYQLADGVRSARVLSTDPVVVGVGTGEGAAGTVTGIIPMSATGRPLSTVSLDPDAYDLGCDVGRTDGCRKIVVGNGRVYLATRRHDGGPTGTTNEIVSYGLASGRLTGDRAAGGAYQVFPLRMDGGNVLAYEDGSFDKGVRVVSIDPRSMKQTELLRTPADDRAAYAVSGMVVGLTGSEVRYSGGRLFLGKALISGPASKDHKEYTAVAFTAGSRAH from the coding sequence ATGACTCAGCCGCCCGACCCGCGGCCGTCCGGCAGCACCCCCACCCCCCAGGGCGACCTGTTCCAAAAGCAGCCGCCACCCGTCGGCGGGTTCGGCCCGCCGCCCCCGCCGCGGACGCCCCCGCACCCGTACGCGTACGGGTATCCGCAGCCGCCGAGCACCCCGCCGAGCACCCCCGCCGGACGGCCCGGCGCGCCGGTCGTCCGGATCATCGCGGCCGCCGTCGCCGCCATCGCCCTGATCATCGGCGTGGGCGTCCTGTACGCCACATCCGACGACGGCGGCGGCGACAGCCCGGCCGGCACCGCGGCCGACGGCAAGCGCGGCGGGAGCGACGCCAGCGGCTCGGTATCCGGGTCCGGCTTCGGCGCCCCGGGCGAGGAGAAGGTCCCCGCCGACCCCGCCGCCCGGCTCGCTTTCGCGCTGCCCGCGCCCAAGGTCGCCCCCGGTCACGTGGACAGCGTCGTGGGCTCCTGGCTGACCGACCGTACGTACGCCAGGGCGGGCGTCGGCGAGATCGTCGGCCACGACCCCGCGACCGGCAGGAGGACCTGGACGCTGCGGCTGCCCGGCCAGACCTGCGGCGCCACGAAGGACGTCACCAAGGACGCGCTGGCCGCCGTCGTCAGCGAGAACGGCGCACGCGCCGCGGACGGCCGGCACCGGGCCTGCTCGCAGATCACGCTGTTCGACGTGAACACCGGCAAGAAGGTGTGGACGAAGAGCATCGGCACGGGCACCGCGGTCGTCCCGTTCGAGGAACCGGTCCTCTCCGGCGACACCCTGGCGCTCGGCGGCGGTCTGCACGGCGGCGCCGCCCTCGACATCAAGACCGGCCGGATCCTGTGGCAGCCGCAGAGCGGCACCTGCGAGGACGTCGGCTACGCGGGCGGCGCCCAGCTGGCCACCGTCCGCAAGTGTGGGGGCCGCGGCCAGGAGCAGTACGAGGTCCAGCTCCTCGATCCCAGGACCGGTCGCCCCCAGTGGACGTACCAGCTCGCCGACGGCGTCCGCAGCGCCCGGGTGCTCTCCACCGACCCGGTCGTGGTCGGCGTCGGCACGGGGGAGGGCGCCGCGGGCACCGTCACCGGCATCATCCCGATGAGCGCCACCGGCCGGCCCCTGTCCACTGTCTCGCTCGACCCCGACGCGTACGACCTCGGCTGCGACGTCGGCCGGACCGACGGCTGCCGGAAGATCGTCGTCGGCAACGGGCGGGTCTATCTGGCCACCCGCCGGCACGACGGCGGCCCCACCGGCACGACCAACGAGATCGTCTCCTACGGCCTCGCCTCCGGGCGGCTCACCGGCGACCGGGCCGCGGGCGGCGCCTACCAGGTCTTCCCCCTCCGGATGGACGGCGGGAACGTCCTCGCCTACGAGGACGGCTCGTTCGACAAGGGCGTGCGCGTCGTCTCGATCGATCCCCGGTCCATGAAACAGACGGAGCTGCTGCGGACCCCGGCCGACGACAGGGCCGCGTACGCGGTGAGCGGTATGGTCGTCGGGCTCACCGGCTCCGAAGTCCGTTACTCGGGCGGCCGGTTGTTCCTCGGCAAGGCGCTGATCAGCGGGCCCGCCTCGAAGGACCACAAGGAGTACACGGCCGTCGCCTTCACCGCGGGCTCACGCGCGCACTGA
- the galK gene encoding galactokinase, with amino-acid sequence MSIAAQFSDLYGYEPAGVWAAPGRVNLIGEYTDFNEGFVLPLALPHTAVAAVARRDDGVLRLHSADIDAPVAELRVDELTPLSKYGQGGWAAYPAGVVWALREAGHTVTGADLHLASTVPTGAGLSSSAALEVVTAYALNDLFGFGLTAPELAVLAQRAENVFVGVPCGVMDQMASACGEEGHALHLDCRDLSIRQVPFDLSDEGLQLLVVDTRVKHELGDGAYAERRAGCEEGARVLGVSHLRDVPYEGLDEALATLERAEVDEKVVRYVRHIVSDDHRVERVIELLDAGDVRAIGPVLNEGHVSLRDDLRISCPELDLVVSTAVASGAVGARMTGGGFGGSAVVLVEDGDAEAVTKSVLAAFEGAGYTAPRVFAAVPSAGARRLG; translated from the coding sequence ATGTCCATCGCCGCGCAGTTCAGTGATCTGTACGGGTACGAGCCCGCCGGGGTGTGGGCGGCCCCGGGCCGCGTGAACCTCATCGGTGAGTACACCGACTTCAACGAGGGCTTCGTGCTGCCCCTCGCGCTGCCGCACACCGCCGTGGCGGCCGTGGCCAGGCGGGACGACGGGGTGCTGCGGCTGCACTCGGCCGACATCGACGCCCCCGTCGCCGAACTGCGCGTCGACGAGCTGACCCCGCTCAGCAAGTACGGGCAGGGCGGCTGGGCCGCGTACCCGGCCGGAGTGGTCTGGGCGCTGCGCGAGGCGGGCCACACGGTCACCGGCGCGGACCTACACCTCGCCTCCACCGTGCCGACCGGGGCGGGCCTGTCCTCCTCGGCGGCCCTGGAGGTCGTGACGGCGTACGCGCTCAACGACCTGTTCGGCTTCGGCCTCACCGCGCCGGAGCTGGCCGTCCTCGCCCAGCGCGCCGAGAACGTGTTCGTCGGCGTCCCGTGCGGGGTCATGGACCAGATGGCGTCCGCGTGCGGCGAGGAGGGGCACGCGCTGCACCTCGACTGCCGCGACCTGTCGATCCGACAGGTCCCGTTCGACCTGTCTGACGAGGGGCTCCAGCTCCTCGTGGTCGACACCCGTGTCAAGCACGAGCTGGGCGACGGGGCGTACGCGGAGCGGCGGGCCGGCTGCGAGGAGGGCGCCCGGGTGCTCGGCGTCTCGCACCTGCGCGACGTCCCGTACGAGGGACTCGACGAGGCCCTCGCCACGCTGGAGCGGGCCGAGGTCGACGAGAAGGTCGTCCGCTACGTCCGGCACATCGTCTCCGACGACCACCGGGTGGAGCGGGTCATCGAGCTGCTCGACGCCGGTGACGTGCGCGCGATAGGGCCCGTCCTCAACGAGGGGCACGTCTCGCTCCGCGACGACCTGCGGATCTCCTGCCCGGAGCTGGACCTGGTCGTCTCCACCGCCGTCGCGTCCGGCGCGGTCGGGGCGCGGATGACCGGGGGCGGGTTCGGCGGGTCGGCCGTGGTGCTGGTCGAGGACGGGGACGCGGAGGCGGTGACGAAGTCGGTGCTGGCCGCCTTCGAGGGGGCCGGGTATACGGCTCCCCGGGTTTTTGCCGCCGTGCCTTCTGCCGGGGCCCGGCGACTGGGCTGA
- a CDS encoding 4-(cytidine 5'-diphospho)-2-C-methyl-D-erythritol kinase has translation MSVTVRVPAKVNVQLAVGGARPDGFHDLANVFLAVGLYDEVTVEPADELTLTCTGPGSDQVPLDRTNLAARAAIALAERHGLGDPKVRIHIAKDIPVAGGMAGGSADAAGALVACDALWGTGASRAELLDICAELGSDVPFSLVGGAALGTGRGEKLQPLDVGGEFWWVFAAADGGLSTPAVYREFDRLSPEAPEPVAAPALLDALLTGDVERLAATVTNDLQPAALSLFPSLKETLDAGTAAGAVAALVSGSGPTTAFLAADEAAARGVADGLAASGTCRSVRVACSPAPGATVLSGN, from the coding sequence GTGAGTGTGACGGTACGCGTCCCCGCCAAGGTCAACGTCCAGCTCGCCGTCGGCGGCGCCCGCCCCGACGGCTTCCACGACCTGGCCAACGTCTTCCTCGCCGTCGGCCTCTACGACGAGGTGACCGTCGAGCCGGCCGACGAGCTGACCCTGACCTGCACGGGACCGGGCAGCGATCAGGTCCCCCTGGACCGGACGAACCTCGCCGCCCGCGCCGCGATCGCGCTGGCCGAGCGGCACGGGCTCGGCGACCCGAAGGTCCGTATCCACATCGCCAAGGACATCCCCGTCGCGGGCGGCATGGCGGGCGGCTCGGCCGACGCGGCCGGCGCCCTCGTGGCGTGCGACGCGCTGTGGGGCACCGGGGCGTCCCGCGCCGAACTCCTCGACATCTGCGCCGAGCTGGGCAGCGACGTGCCGTTCAGCCTGGTCGGCGGGGCGGCGCTGGGCACCGGCCGCGGCGAGAAGCTCCAGCCGCTCGACGTGGGCGGGGAGTTCTGGTGGGTGTTCGCCGCCGCCGACGGGGGGCTCTCCACCCCGGCCGTGTACCGCGAGTTCGACCGGCTCAGCCCCGAGGCGCCCGAGCCCGTCGCCGCTCCCGCGCTGCTCGACGCGCTGCTCACCGGCGACGTGGAGCGGCTCGCGGCCACCGTCACCAACGACCTCCAGCCCGCCGCGCTCTCCCTCTTCCCGTCCCTGAAGGAGACCCTCGACGCCGGTACGGCCGCCGGGGCCGTGGCCGCGCTGGTCTCCGGCTCCGGCCCGACGACGGCGTTCCTCGCGGCCGACGAGGCGGCGGCGCGGGGTGTCGCCGACGGTCTGGCCGCGTCGGGGACGTGCCGGTCGGTGCGGGTGGCGTGCTCGCCGGCGCCCGGGGCGACGGTACTCAGCGGTAACTGA
- the galE gene encoding UDP-glucose 4-epimerase GalE — protein sequence MGKAESRKYMVTGGAGYVGSVVARHLLEAGHEVTVLDNLSTGFREGVPAGADFVEGDIRDAAKWLDASFDAVLHFAAFSQVGESVVKPEKYWDNNVGGTMALLAAMRAAGVRKLVFSSTAATYGEPVSTPITETDPTAPTSPYGASKLAVDHMITGEAKAHGLAAVSLRYFNVAGAYGDCGERHDPESHLIPLVLQVAQGRREAISVYGDDYPTPDGTCVRDYIHVADLAEAHLLAVEAARPAEHLICNLGNGNGFSVREVIETVRKVTGHPIPEVVAPRRGGDPAVLVASAATARERLGWNPSRADLAGIVADAWEFAQARQQEK from the coding sequence ATGGGCAAGGCCGAATCTCGGAAGTACATGGTCACGGGCGGCGCCGGATACGTCGGCAGCGTCGTCGCGCGGCACCTGCTGGAGGCGGGCCACGAGGTCACCGTCCTGGACAACCTCTCCACCGGCTTCCGCGAGGGCGTCCCCGCCGGGGCCGACTTCGTCGAGGGCGACATCCGCGACGCCGCCAAGTGGCTCGACGCCTCCTTCGACGCCGTGCTGCACTTCGCCGCCTTCTCGCAGGTCGGCGAGTCCGTCGTGAAGCCCGAGAAGTACTGGGACAACAACGTCGGCGGCACCATGGCGCTGCTCGCCGCGATGCGCGCGGCCGGAGTGCGGAAGCTCGTCTTCTCCTCCACCGCCGCCACCTACGGCGAGCCGGTCAGCACCCCGATCACCGAGACCGACCCGACGGCGCCCACCTCGCCCTACGGCGCCTCCAAGCTGGCCGTCGACCACATGATCACCGGCGAGGCGAAGGCCCACGGACTGGCGGCCGTCTCGCTGCGCTACTTCAACGTGGCGGGCGCGTACGGCGACTGCGGCGAGCGGCACGACCCCGAGTCGCACCTCATCCCGCTCGTCCTCCAGGTCGCCCAGGGCCGCCGCGAGGCCATCTCGGTCTACGGCGACGACTACCCCACCCCCGACGGCACCTGCGTGCGCGACTACATCCACGTCGCCGACCTCGCCGAGGCCCACCTCCTGGCCGTCGAGGCCGCCCGCCCCGCCGAGCACCTGATCTGCAACCTCGGCAACGGCAACGGCTTCTCGGTCCGCGAGGTCATCGAGACCGTCCGCAAGGTCACCGGCCACCCGATCCCCGAGGTCGTCGCCCCGCGCCGCGGCGGCGACCCGGCGGTCCTGGTCGCCTCCGCCGCCACCGCGCGCGAGCGCCTCGGCTGGAACCCGTCCCGCGCGGACCTCGCGGGAATCGTCGCCGACGCCTGGGAGTTCGCCCAGGCGCGCCAGCAGGAGAAGTAG
- a CDS encoding ABC-F family ATP-binding cassette domain-containing protein, whose translation MAVNLVNVEAVTKVYGTRALLDGVSLGVQEGDRIGVVGRNGDGKTTLIRMLAKLEEADTGRVTHSGGLTLGVLTQHDSLDPEATVRHEVIGDLADHEWAGNAKIRDVLTGLFGGLDLPGFPQGLDTVIGPLSGGERRRIALAKLLIAEQDLIVLDEPTNHLDVEGISWLARHLQARRSALVCVTHDRWFLDQVCTRMWDVQKGDVYEYEGGYSDYVFARAERERIAATEEAKRQNLMRKELAWLRRGAPARTSKPRYRIEAANELIADVPPPRDKSELMKFANARLGKTVFDLEDVTVQAGPKVLLKHLTWQLGPGDRVGLVGVNGAGKTSLLRALADAATSHGDDQPAAGKVVVGKTVRLAYLSQDVTELPATLRVLEAVQQIRDRVDLGKGREMTAGQLCEQFGFSKEKQWTPVGDLSGGERRRLQLLRLLMDEPNVLFLDEPTNDLDIETLTQLEDLLDGWPGSMVVISHDRFFIERTTDNTFALLGDGTLRMLPRGIDEYLERRQRMIEAAAPAPAAAAPAARSGPSAADTRAAKKELQKIERQMDKISQKESKLHTQIADNATDFAKVATLDAELRELVAEREELEMRWLELAEDA comes from the coding sequence ATGGCAGTCAATCTGGTCAATGTCGAGGCAGTCACCAAGGTGTACGGCACCCGTGCCCTCCTCGACGGCGTCTCCCTCGGCGTGCAGGAGGGCGACCGGATCGGCGTCGTGGGCCGCAACGGCGACGGCAAGACCACCCTCATCCGCATGCTGGCCAAGCTGGAGGAGGCCGACACCGGCCGGGTCACCCACAGCGGCGGCCTGACCCTCGGCGTGCTCACCCAGCACGACTCCCTCGACCCCGAGGCCACCGTCCGCCACGAGGTGATCGGCGACCTCGCAGACCACGAGTGGGCGGGCAACGCCAAGATCCGCGACGTGCTCACCGGCCTCTTCGGCGGGCTCGACCTGCCGGGCTTCCCGCAGGGCCTCGACACCGTCATCGGCCCGCTCTCCGGCGGCGAGCGCCGCCGCATCGCGCTGGCCAAGCTGCTCATCGCCGAGCAGGACCTGATCGTCCTCGACGAGCCCACGAACCACCTGGACGTCGAGGGCATCTCCTGGCTGGCCCGTCACCTCCAGGCCCGCCGCTCCGCCCTCGTCTGCGTCACCCACGACCGCTGGTTCCTCGACCAGGTCTGCACCCGCATGTGGGACGTGCAGAAGGGCGACGTCTACGAGTACGAGGGCGGCTACTCGGACTACGTGTTCGCCCGCGCCGAGCGCGAGCGGATCGCCGCGACCGAGGAGGCCAAGCGGCAGAACCTGATGCGCAAGGAGCTGGCCTGGCTGCGCCGCGGCGCACCGGCCCGCACCTCCAAGCCCCGCTACCGCATCGAGGCGGCCAACGAGCTGATCGCCGACGTGCCGCCGCCCCGCGACAAGAGCGAGCTGATGAAGTTCGCCAACGCCCGGCTCGGCAAGACCGTCTTCGACCTGGAGGACGTGACCGTCCAGGCCGGGCCCAAGGTGCTCCTGAAGCACCTGACCTGGCAGCTCGGCCCCGGCGACCGCGTCGGCCTGGTCGGGGTGAACGGCGCGGGCAAGACGTCCCTGCTGCGCGCGCTGGCCGACGCCGCCACCAGCCACGGCGACGACCAGCCCGCCGCCGGGAAGGTCGTCGTCGGCAAGACGGTCCGGCTCGCCTACCTCTCGCAGGACGTGACCGAACTCCCGGCCACCCTGCGGGTCCTTGAAGCCGTGCAGCAGATCCGCGACCGCGTCGACCTAGGCAAGGGCCGCGAGATGACCGCGGGCCAGCTGTGCGAGCAGTTCGGGTTCAGCAAGGAGAAGCAGTGGACGCCGGTGGGCGACCTCTCCGGCGGTGAGCGCCGCCGGCTGCAACTGCTGCGCCTGCTCATGGACGAGCCGAACGTCCTGTTCCTCGACGAGCCGACGAACGACCTGGACATCGAGACCCTCACGCAGTTGGAGGACCTGCTCGACGGCTGGCCGGGCTCCATGGTCGTCATCTCCCACGACCGGTTCTTCATCGAGCGCACCACCGACAACACCTTCGCGCTGCTCGGCGACGGCACGCTGCGGATGCTGCCGCGCGGCATCGACGAGTACCTGGAGCGCAGGCAGCGGATGATCGAGGCCGCCGCCCCGGCCCCGGCCGCCGCCGCGCCCGCCGCCAGGTCCGGCCCGTCCGCGGCCGATACCCGCGCCGCGAAGAAGGAACTCCAGAAGATCGAGCGGCAGATGGACAAGATCTCCCAGAAGGAGTCCAAGCTGCACACGCAGATCGCGGACAACGCGACGGACTTCGCCAAGGTGGCCACGCTCGACGCGGAGCTGCGGGAACTCGTCGCCGAGCGCGAGGAGCTGGAGATGCGCTGGCTGGAGCTGGCCGAGGACGCCTGA
- a CDS encoding LuxR C-terminal-related transcriptional regulator: MGVRLMVVDDHRLLAEALASALKLRGHRVLAAAAPAAGAAELVISRAPEVCLLGTSVPAEPGTFDPVVRIKKERPQVAVVVLGPVPSPRGIAAAFAAGASGYVRHDERIEGVERALMKARAGEAAVAPALLQGAFSELLNPAAQPDDEGQRLLQMLTPREVEVLVRVADGEDTRLIAAGMGIAPSTARTHVQRVLMKLGVGSRLEAAALAARTGLLDRAGPVGGEQPSASHEQES; the protein is encoded by the coding sequence ATGGGAGTGCGGCTCATGGTGGTCGACGACCACCGACTGCTGGCCGAGGCGCTCGCCTCGGCCCTGAAACTGCGCGGACACCGTGTCCTCGCCGCGGCCGCGCCCGCCGCGGGCGCCGCCGAACTGGTCATCTCCCGCGCCCCGGAGGTCTGCCTCCTGGGCACCTCGGTCCCGGCGGAGCCGGGCACCTTCGACCCGGTCGTCCGGATCAAGAAGGAGCGCCCCCAGGTGGCGGTGGTGGTCCTCGGCCCGGTGCCGTCCCCGCGCGGCATCGCGGCGGCGTTCGCCGCGGGCGCCTCCGGCTACGTACGGCACGACGAGCGCATAGAGGGGGTGGAGCGGGCCCTGATGAAGGCGCGCGCGGGCGAGGCGGCCGTGGCGCCGGCGCTGCTCCAGGGCGCGTTCAGCGAACTGCTCAACCCGGCGGCCCAGCCGGACGACGAGGGGCAGCGGCTGCTCCAGATGCTGACCCCGCGCGAGGTCGAGGTCCTGGTCCGGGTCGCGGACGGTGAGGACACCCGGCTGATCGCGGCGGGCATGGGCATCGCCCCGTCCACGGCCCGCACCCACGTCCAGCGCGTCCTGATGAAGCTGGGCGTCGGCTCCCGCCTGGAGGCCGCCGCCCTCGCGGCCCGCACGGGCCTGCTCGACCGGGCGGGCCCGGTGGGTGGCGAGCAGCCTTCCGCTTCCCATGAGCAGGAGTCGTGA
- the galT gene encoding galactose-1-phosphate uridylyltransferase — MKKTSTRLADGRELIYYDSRDDVVRDAVDRRPLDPTVTTSEIRRDPLLGDAVAVASHRQGRTYHPPADECPLCPSENGRLSEIPDSSYDVVVFENRFPSLAGDAGRCEVVCFTSDHDKSFADLSEEQAGLVLEAWTDRTAELSHLDSVEQVFCFENRGAEIGVTLGHPHGQIYGYPFTTPRTALMLRSAAQHKEQTGGRNLFADVVEKEIEDGSRIVLEGEHWVAFVPYAAHWPYEVHLYPKRQVPDLLALDDDARTEFPKIYLELLRRFDRIFGEDQPATPYIAAWHQAPFGPLDEFEGVTRDDFALHLELFTIRRTSGKLKFLAGSESGMSVFINDVPPETAAERLREVASK, encoded by the coding sequence GTGAAGAAGACGTCGACCCGGCTCGCCGACGGTCGTGAACTGATCTATTACGACTCGCGGGACGACGTCGTGCGCGACGCCGTGGACCGGCGCCCCCTCGATCCCACGGTCACCACCTCCGAGATCCGCCGCGACCCGCTGCTCGGCGACGCGGTCGCCGTCGCCTCGCACCGGCAGGGCCGCACCTACCACCCACCGGCCGACGAATGCCCCCTGTGCCCCTCGGAAAACGGCAGGCTCTCCGAGATCCCGGATTCCTCCTACGACGTCGTCGTCTTCGAGAACCGGTTCCCCTCGCTCGCCGGTGACGCCGGTCGCTGCGAGGTGGTCTGCTTCACCTCCGACCACGACAAGTCCTTCGCCGATCTGAGCGAGGAGCAGGCCGGGCTCGTCCTGGAGGCGTGGACCGACCGCACGGCGGAGCTGTCCCATCTCGACTCCGTCGAACAGGTCTTCTGTTTCGAGAACCGCGGCGCCGAGATCGGCGTCACCCTCGGCCACCCGCACGGGCAGATCTACGGCTACCCCTTCACCACCCCGCGCACCGCGCTGATGCTGCGCTCGGCGGCCCAGCACAAGGAGCAGACCGGCGGGCGGAACCTGTTCGCCGACGTCGTCGAGAAGGAGATCGAGGACGGCAGCCGGATCGTCCTGGAGGGCGAGCACTGGGTGGCCTTCGTGCCCTACGCCGCCCACTGGCCCTACGAGGTCCACCTCTACCCCAAGCGCCAGGTCCCGGACCTGCTCGCGCTGGACGACGACGCCCGCACAGAATTCCCCAAGATCTATCTGGAACTGTTGAGGCGCTTCGACCGGATCTTCGGGGAGGACCAGCCGGCGACGCCGTACATCGCCGCCTGGCACCAGGCCCCGTTCGGCCCGCTGGACGAGTTCGAGGGCGTCACCCGTGACGACTTCGCGCTGCATCTGGAGCTTTTCACCATCCGCCGGACTTCCGGCAAGCTGAAGTTCCTCGCGGGCTCCGAGTCCGGCATGAGCGTGTTCATCAACGACGTGCCGCCGGAGACCGCGGCCGAGCGACTGCGAGAGGTAGCGAGCAAGTAA
- a CDS encoding sodium:solute symporter family protein — protein MLSPTTTLAAGLRLPTNGLDYAILAIYFVVVLGIGFMARRSVKTSLDFFLSGRSLPAWVTGLAFVAANLGATEILGMAANGAQYGVYTVHWYWIGAIPAMVFLGLVMMPFYYSSKVRSVPEFLLHRFGPSSHLLSSIIFAVSSVLIAGVNLYAMALVLKALLGWPQWLAIVVAGLFVLAYITIGGLSSAIYNEVLQFFVILAALIPLTIVGLKRVGGWDGISDSLSSSHGDSFMTAWQGTGIGSSNPLGANWLTIVLGLGFVMSFGYWTTNFAEVQRALSAKNLSAAKRTPLIAAFPKILIPMVVVIPGLIALVMEPSLGKGGKDGLQYNDAIPVLMRDLLPNGVLGIAVTGLLAAFMAGMAANISSFNTVFTNDIWGAYLKKNQSDTYYLKTGRVVTAVGVVIGMGTAFIAGSFSNIMNYLQTLFSFFNVPLFVVFIIGMFWKRTTAAAGFWGLLSGTVAAMVNYFWLYKQGVIDIPSDQGANFVSSIVAFVVGAVVMFVVTLCTKSKSAEELAGLVYGTKSPGMEEPPAEGDDAWYRKPALLGWGAIALAVICYIPFSF, from the coding sequence ATGCTGTCCCCCACAACCACGCTCGCGGCAGGGCTACGGCTGCCCACCAACGGCCTCGACTACGCGATCCTCGCGATCTACTTCGTCGTCGTCCTCGGCATCGGCTTCATGGCCCGCCGCTCGGTGAAGACCAGCCTCGACTTCTTCCTCTCCGGCCGCTCCCTGCCCGCATGGGTGACCGGCCTCGCCTTCGTCGCGGCCAACCTGGGCGCGACCGAGATCCTCGGCATGGCGGCCAACGGCGCCCAGTACGGCGTCTACACCGTCCACTGGTACTGGATCGGCGCCATCCCGGCCATGGTCTTCCTCGGCCTGGTGATGATGCCGTTCTACTACTCGTCGAAGGTGCGCTCGGTCCCCGAGTTCCTGCTGCACCGCTTCGGGCCCTCCTCCCACCTGCTCTCCTCGATCATCTTCGCCGTCTCGTCGGTGCTGATCGCGGGCGTCAACCTGTACGCGATGGCGCTGGTGCTCAAGGCGCTGCTCGGCTGGCCGCAGTGGCTCGCGATCGTCGTCGCCGGCCTGTTCGTCCTCGCGTACATCACGATCGGCGGCCTGTCCTCGGCGATCTACAACGAGGTCCTGCAGTTCTTCGTGATCCTCGCCGCGCTGATCCCGCTGACCATCGTCGGCCTCAAGCGCGTCGGCGGCTGGGACGGCATATCCGACTCCCTGTCGTCGTCGCACGGCGACTCGTTCATGACGGCGTGGCAGGGCACCGGCATCGGCTCGTCCAACCCGCTCGGCGCGAACTGGCTGACCATCGTGCTCGGCCTCGGCTTCGTGATGAGCTTCGGCTACTGGACGACGAACTTCGCCGAGGTGCAGCGCGCCCTGTCCGCGAAGAACCTCTCCGCCGCCAAGCGCACGCCGCTGATCGCCGCGTTCCCCAAGATCCTCATTCCGATGGTCGTCGTGATCCCGGGCCTGATCGCCCTGGTCATGGAGCCCTCGCTCGGCAAGGGCGGCAAGGACGGGCTCCAGTACAACGACGCGATCCCGGTCCTCATGCGCGACCTGCTGCCCAACGGTGTCCTCGGCATCGCGGTGACCGGTCTGCTCGCGGCCTTCATGGCCGGTATGGCGGCCAACATCTCGTCGTTCAACACCGTGTTCACGAACGACATCTGGGGCGCGTACCTCAAGAAGAACCAGAGCGACACGTACTACCTGAAGACCGGCCGTGTGGTGACCGCCGTGGGCGTCGTCATCGGCATGGGCACGGCGTTCATCGCGGGCAGCTTCAGCAACATCATGAACTACCTGCAGACGCTGTTCTCCTTCTTCAACGTCCCGCTGTTCGTGGTCTTCATCATCGGCATGTTCTGGAAGCGCACCACGGCCGCGGCCGGCTTCTGGGGCCTGCTGTCCGGCACGGTCGCCGCGATGGTGAACTACTTCTGGCTCTACAAGCAGGGCGTCATCGACATCCCCTCGGACCAGGGCGCCAACTTCGTCTCGTCGATCGTCGCCTTCGTGGTCGGCGCGGTCGTGATGTTCGTGGTCACGCTCTGCACCAAGTCCAAGTCCGCCGAGGAACTGGCCGGTCTCGTCTACGGGACCAAGTCGCCGGGCATGGAAGAGCCGCCGGCCGAGGGTGACGACGCCTGGTACCGCAAGCCGGCCCTGCTGGGCTGGGGCGCGATCGCCCTCGCCGTCATCTGCTACATCCCGTTCTCCTTCTGA